A window of Polyodon spathula isolate WHYD16114869_AA chromosome 30, ASM1765450v1, whole genome shotgun sequence contains these coding sequences:
- the sytl2a gene encoding synaptotagmin-like protein 2 isoform X3, whose protein sequence is MIDLSYLTEEEQEMIMQVLKRDAALKQAEEDRIKKLQKSEEDNNKLKYMSGEWFYEAKSRRHRDKVHGADIIRASMRKKKPVTLYELSQSRGERPSWSNSVNKDVFIPPELTGLVEEPEEKESEESVIASEINATQQERLRQAAPSPVKQRQNPFNDSSVRADALSEGRDNRLTNGKVASHETSKGDQLSSPRDTESSIDLPTTENFRLSQGIGAQAPVPKKRTVVYNPQDSELGNESPLQRQQNRSDLNNSAGVPKGILKRNSSSSSSSNDSEINRFNSGGIQEPQRNRSIMLPSVIPETVAEKTLPSEQNTEGFSQNSIDRKQVRFLPGVSQRDATVAAQLVDGKEMGEHSLLESEFAGTANAKTAEGAEGNGLLQSKTFSTSRAPETLKVHLSTSDKPQQLEETSLPASFISKEQSPSLPESMWQAQSGNRVTHNYQAVDTNESLRKREVTEMARVDINPPQITVGQHEFHAESPLVSSLQPVSAVKDERSLNNARGELVLSAEDDQHSKVQQIPKEIMSGFSTVPSHPVSLSLDSKKMKEMSMSVPAFLQQESDGTDSTSESSFHIGRHKKTASSLTNLSNSSGMASMSSVSSSVMSIYSGDFGNVDVKGNIQFTIDYVSQLKEFHIFVVQCKDLAEADVKKHHSHPYVKSYLLPDKAKMGKRKTAVKKKTLNPTYNEILRYKIDKETLMTQTLNLSVWHNDTFGRNSFLGEVDVDLSTWNWDNKQMNWFPLKPRAPSGSQNLEHRGEMRIALRFIPQVSQSKKKPNTGEVHIWVKDCKGLPALRASGVDPFVKCSVLPDTSRKSRQKTRVLKKTSNPLFNHTMVYDGFRPEDLKEACVELTVWDHDRLVNHFLGGLRLGLGTGKSYGTAVDWMDSIADEAMLWERMMDFPNEWVEDVLPLRMLMMAK, encoded by the exons ATGATTGACTTGAGTTACCTGacggaggaggagcaggagatgATAATGCAGGTGCTGAAGAGGGATGCGGCGTTGAAGCAGGCGGAAGAGGATCGAATCAA GAAATTACAGAAAAGCGAAGAGGACAACAACAAACTGAAGTATATGTCAGGTGAATGGTTTTACGAAGCCAAGTCACGGAGGCACAGAGACAAAGTACACGGAGCAGACATCATACGAGCATCAATGAGGAAGAAAAAGCCTGTCACGCTGT ATGAGCTGAGCCAGAGCAGAGGCGAGAGGCCAAGCTGGTCGAACAGTGTGAACAAGGATGTCTTCATTCCTCCAGAGCTCACAGGCCTGGTAGAAGAGCCGGAAGAGaaggagagtgaggagag cgTCATTGCCAGTGAGATCAACGCCACACAACAAGAAAGACTGAGACAGGCAGCACCGTCCCCAGTAAAG caaAGACAAAATCCATTCAACGATTCGTCTGTCAGAGCTGATGCCCTCAGCGAGGGGCGAGACAACAGATTAACAAACGGAAAAGTGGCATCACATGAGACATCAAAAGGGG ACCAGTTGTCATCACCCAGAGATACCGAATCCAGTATAGATTTACCAACTACAGAGAATTTCAGGCTGTCCCAAGGAATTGGCGCACAGGCTCCAGTGCCTAAAAAGAGGACTGTAGTTTACAATCCACAGGACTCAGAGTTAGGCAATGAAAGCCCCTTACAAAGACAGCAAAATAGGAGCGACCTGAACAACTCCGCTGGTGTTCCTAAAGGCATCTTGAAGCGCAattccagctccagctccagctccaatGACTCTGAAATCAATCGTTTCAACAGCGGTGGCATTCAGGAGCCCCAGAGAAACAGAAGCATTATGTTACCAAGTGTCATCCCAGAAACCGTAGCTGAGAAGACCCTCCCGAGTGAGCAGAACACGGAGGGGTTCTCCCAAAATTCTATTGATAGAAAGCAAGTGAGGTTCTTGCCAGGAGTCAGTCAAAGGGATGCCACAGTGGCAGCCCAGCTAGTGGACGGAAAGGAAATGGGGGAGCACAGCTTGCTAGAGTCAGAATTTGCTGGAACTGCCAATGCCAAGACAGCTGAAGGAGCTGAAGGCAACGGGTTGCTCCAAAGCAAAACTTTTTCAACTTCTCGTGCTCCTGAAACCCtcaaagttcacctttcaacctCTGACAAACCTCAGCAACTCGAAGAGACCTCACTGCCAGCTTCTTTCATCTCAAAGGAACAAAGCCCTTCCCTCCCGGAAAGCATGTGGCAAGCACAAAGCGGTAATAGGGTCACACATAATTATCAAGCCGTGGACACAAATGAGAGTCTGAGAAAGAGAGAAGTGACAGAAATGGCAAGAGTCGACATAAATCCTCCCCAGATCACTGTTG GTCAACATGAATTTCATGCTGAGTCCCCTCTGGTGTCCAGTCTACAGCCTGTCAGTGCTGTGAAAG ACGAAAGAAGTCTAAACAATGCCAGAGGAGAATTAGTACTTAGTGCAGAAGatg ATCAGCATTCCAAGGTTCAACAAATCCCAAAAGAAATCATGTCAGGAT TTTCCACAGTGCCTTCCCACCCAGTCTCGCTGTCCTTGGATTCAAAGAAGATGAAGGAAATGAGCATGTCGGTGCCTGCTTTCCTGCAGCAAGAG AGCGATGGGACTGACTCAACCTCAGAAAGCAGTTTCCACATTGGCAGACACAAGAAGACCGCCAGCTCTCTAACAAATCTTAGCAACTCCTCTGGCATGGCATCAATGTCCTCT GTCAGCAGTAGTGTCATGAGTATCTACAGTGGAGATTTCGGAAACGTGGACGTCAAAGGGAACATACAGTTCACCATCGATTATGTGAGCCAGTTGAAGGAGTTCCATATCTTTGTGGTCCAGTGCAAAGACCTGGCAGAGGCAGATGTAAAGAAACACCACTCTCACCC GTATGTTAAAAGTTACCTGCTCCCCGATAAAGCTAAAATGGGCAAAAGGAAGACAGCAGTGAAAAAGAAGACTTTGAACCCAACCTACAATGAGATACTGAGG TACAAAATTGACAAGGAGACCCTCATGACCCAAACACTCAACTTGTCTGTTTGGCACAATGACACTTTTGGACGCAACAGCTTCCTGGGTGAGGTGGATGTGGACTTGTCGACATGGAACTGGGACAACAAGCAGATGAACTGGTTCCCACTTAAACCAAGG GCTCCCTCAGGCAGCCAAAACCTGGAGCACAGAGGGGAGATGAGAATAGCCCTCCGCTTCATCCCACAGGTCTCCCAAA GTAAAAAGAAGCCCAACACAGGGGAGGTACACATCTGGGTGAAGGACTGCAAGGGCTTGCCAGCGCTGAGGGCAAGTGGCGTCGACCCCTTTGTAAAATG tTCGGTGCTCCCAGACACCAGCAGGAAGAGCCGTCAGAAGACAAGGGTTCTGAAGAAGACGTCGAACCCCCTTTTCAATCATACCATGGTGTATGATGGGTTCCGGCCTGAGGACCTCAAAGAGGCCTGTGTTGAGTTGACAGTGTGGGACCACGACAGGCTGGTCAATCATTTCCTGGGAGGACTGAGGCTTGGCCTTGGAACAG GTAAAAGTTATGGGACGGCAGTAGATTGGATGGACTCGATTGCGGATGAAGCAATGCTGTGGGAGCGAATGATGGACTTTCCCAATGAATGGGTGGAAGATGTGCTGCCTCTGAGAATGTTAATGATGGCAAAATAA
- the sytl2a gene encoding synaptotagmin-like protein 2 isoform X4, which translates to MIDLSYLTEEEQEMIMQVLKRDAALKQAEEDRIKKLQKSEEDNNKLKYMSGEWFYEAKSRRHRDKVHGADIIRASMRKKKPVTLYELSQSRGERPSWSNSVNKDVFIPPELTGLVEEPEEKESEESVIASEINATQQERLRQAAPSPVKQRQNPFNDSSVRADALSEGRDNRLTNGKVASHETSKGDQLSSPRDTESSIDLPTTENFRLSQGIGAQAPVPKKRTVVYNPQDSELGNESPLQRQQNRSDLNNSAGVPKGILKRNSSSSSSSNDSEINRFNSGGIQEPQRNRSIMLPSVIPETVAEKTLPSEQNTEGFSQNSIDRKQVRFLPGVSQRDATVAAQLVDGKEMGEHSLLESEFAGTANAKTAEGAEGNGLLQSKTFSTSRAPETLKVHLSTSDKPQQLEETSLPASFISKEQSPSLPESMWQAQSGNRVTHNYQAVDTNESLRKREVTEMARVDINPPQITVGQHEFHAESPLVSSLQPVSAVKDERSLNNARGELVLSAEDVSTVPSHPVSLSLDSKKMKEMSMSVPAFLQQESDGTDSTSESSFHIGRHKKTASSLTNLSNSSGMASMSSVSSSVMSIYSGDFGNVDVKGNIQFTIDYVSQLKEFHIFVVQCKDLAEADVKKHHSHPYVKSYLLPDKAKMGKRKTAVKKKTLNPTYNEILRYKIDKETLMTQTLNLSVWHNDTFGRNSFLGEVDVDLSTWNWDNKQMNWFPLKPRAPSGSQNLEHRGEMRIALRFIPQVSQSKKKPNTGEVHIWVKDCKGLPALRASGVDPFVKCSVLPDTSRKSRQKTRVLKKTSNPLFNHTMVYDGFRPEDLKEACVELTVWDHDRLVNHFLGGLRLGLGTGKSYGTAVDWMDSIADEAMLWERMMDFPNEWVEDVLPLRMLMMAK; encoded by the exons ATGATTGACTTGAGTTACCTGacggaggaggagcaggagatgATAATGCAGGTGCTGAAGAGGGATGCGGCGTTGAAGCAGGCGGAAGAGGATCGAATCAA GAAATTACAGAAAAGCGAAGAGGACAACAACAAACTGAAGTATATGTCAGGTGAATGGTTTTACGAAGCCAAGTCACGGAGGCACAGAGACAAAGTACACGGAGCAGACATCATACGAGCATCAATGAGGAAGAAAAAGCCTGTCACGCTGT ATGAGCTGAGCCAGAGCAGAGGCGAGAGGCCAAGCTGGTCGAACAGTGTGAACAAGGATGTCTTCATTCCTCCAGAGCTCACAGGCCTGGTAGAAGAGCCGGAAGAGaaggagagtgaggagag cgTCATTGCCAGTGAGATCAACGCCACACAACAAGAAAGACTGAGACAGGCAGCACCGTCCCCAGTAAAG caaAGACAAAATCCATTCAACGATTCGTCTGTCAGAGCTGATGCCCTCAGCGAGGGGCGAGACAACAGATTAACAAACGGAAAAGTGGCATCACATGAGACATCAAAAGGGG ACCAGTTGTCATCACCCAGAGATACCGAATCCAGTATAGATTTACCAACTACAGAGAATTTCAGGCTGTCCCAAGGAATTGGCGCACAGGCTCCAGTGCCTAAAAAGAGGACTGTAGTTTACAATCCACAGGACTCAGAGTTAGGCAATGAAAGCCCCTTACAAAGACAGCAAAATAGGAGCGACCTGAACAACTCCGCTGGTGTTCCTAAAGGCATCTTGAAGCGCAattccagctccagctccagctccaatGACTCTGAAATCAATCGTTTCAACAGCGGTGGCATTCAGGAGCCCCAGAGAAACAGAAGCATTATGTTACCAAGTGTCATCCCAGAAACCGTAGCTGAGAAGACCCTCCCGAGTGAGCAGAACACGGAGGGGTTCTCCCAAAATTCTATTGATAGAAAGCAAGTGAGGTTCTTGCCAGGAGTCAGTCAAAGGGATGCCACAGTGGCAGCCCAGCTAGTGGACGGAAAGGAAATGGGGGAGCACAGCTTGCTAGAGTCAGAATTTGCTGGAACTGCCAATGCCAAGACAGCTGAAGGAGCTGAAGGCAACGGGTTGCTCCAAAGCAAAACTTTTTCAACTTCTCGTGCTCCTGAAACCCtcaaagttcacctttcaacctCTGACAAACCTCAGCAACTCGAAGAGACCTCACTGCCAGCTTCTTTCATCTCAAAGGAACAAAGCCCTTCCCTCCCGGAAAGCATGTGGCAAGCACAAAGCGGTAATAGGGTCACACATAATTATCAAGCCGTGGACACAAATGAGAGTCTGAGAAAGAGAGAAGTGACAGAAATGGCAAGAGTCGACATAAATCCTCCCCAGATCACTGTTG GTCAACATGAATTTCATGCTGAGTCCCCTCTGGTGTCCAGTCTACAGCCTGTCAGTGCTGTGAAAG ACGAAAGAAGTCTAAACAATGCCAGAGGAGAATTAGTACTTAGTGCAGAAGatg TTTCCACAGTGCCTTCCCACCCAGTCTCGCTGTCCTTGGATTCAAAGAAGATGAAGGAAATGAGCATGTCGGTGCCTGCTTTCCTGCAGCAAGAG AGCGATGGGACTGACTCAACCTCAGAAAGCAGTTTCCACATTGGCAGACACAAGAAGACCGCCAGCTCTCTAACAAATCTTAGCAACTCCTCTGGCATGGCATCAATGTCCTCT GTCAGCAGTAGTGTCATGAGTATCTACAGTGGAGATTTCGGAAACGTGGACGTCAAAGGGAACATACAGTTCACCATCGATTATGTGAGCCAGTTGAAGGAGTTCCATATCTTTGTGGTCCAGTGCAAAGACCTGGCAGAGGCAGATGTAAAGAAACACCACTCTCACCC GTATGTTAAAAGTTACCTGCTCCCCGATAAAGCTAAAATGGGCAAAAGGAAGACAGCAGTGAAAAAGAAGACTTTGAACCCAACCTACAATGAGATACTGAGG TACAAAATTGACAAGGAGACCCTCATGACCCAAACACTCAACTTGTCTGTTTGGCACAATGACACTTTTGGACGCAACAGCTTCCTGGGTGAGGTGGATGTGGACTTGTCGACATGGAACTGGGACAACAAGCAGATGAACTGGTTCCCACTTAAACCAAGG GCTCCCTCAGGCAGCCAAAACCTGGAGCACAGAGGGGAGATGAGAATAGCCCTCCGCTTCATCCCACAGGTCTCCCAAA GTAAAAAGAAGCCCAACACAGGGGAGGTACACATCTGGGTGAAGGACTGCAAGGGCTTGCCAGCGCTGAGGGCAAGTGGCGTCGACCCCTTTGTAAAATG tTCGGTGCTCCCAGACACCAGCAGGAAGAGCCGTCAGAAGACAAGGGTTCTGAAGAAGACGTCGAACCCCCTTTTCAATCATACCATGGTGTATGATGGGTTCCGGCCTGAGGACCTCAAAGAGGCCTGTGTTGAGTTGACAGTGTGGGACCACGACAGGCTGGTCAATCATTTCCTGGGAGGACTGAGGCTTGGCCTTGGAACAG GTAAAAGTTATGGGACGGCAGTAGATTGGATGGACTCGATTGCGGATGAAGCAATGCTGTGGGAGCGAATGATGGACTTTCCCAATGAATGGGTGGAAGATGTGCTGCCTCTGAGAATGTTAATGATGGCAAAATAA
- the sytl2a gene encoding synaptotagmin-like protein 2 isoform X6, giving the protein MIDLSYLTEEEQEMIMQVLKRDAALKQAEEDRIKKLQKSEEDNNKLKYMSGEWFYEAKSRRHRDKVHGADIIRASMRKKKPVTLYELSQSRGERPSWSNSVNKDVFIPPELTGLVEEPEEKESEESVIASEINATQQERLRQAAPSPVKQRQNPFNDSSVRADALSEGRDNRLTNGKVASHETSKGGQHEFHAESPLVSSLQPVSAVKDERSLNNARGELVLSAEDDQHSKVQQIPKEIMSGFSTVPSHPVSLSLDSKKMKEMSMSVPAFLQQESDGTDSTSESSFHIGRHKKTASSLTNLSNSSGMASMSSVSSSVMSIYSGDFGNVDVKGNIQFTIDYVSQLKEFHIFVVQCKDLAEADVKKHHSHPYVKSYLLPDKAKMGKRKTAVKKKTLNPTYNEILRYKIDKETLMTQTLNLSVWHNDTFGRNSFLGEVDVDLSTWNWDNKQMNWFPLKPRAPSGSQNLEHRGEMRIALRFIPQVSQSKKKPNTGEVHIWVKDCKGLPALRASGVDPFVKCSVLPDTSRKSRQKTRVLKKTSNPLFNHTMVYDGFRPEDLKEACVELTVWDHDRLVNHFLGGLRLGLGTGKSYGTAVDWMDSIADEAMLWERMMDFPNEWVEDVLPLRMLMMAK; this is encoded by the exons ATGATTGACTTGAGTTACCTGacggaggaggagcaggagatgATAATGCAGGTGCTGAAGAGGGATGCGGCGTTGAAGCAGGCGGAAGAGGATCGAATCAA GAAATTACAGAAAAGCGAAGAGGACAACAACAAACTGAAGTATATGTCAGGTGAATGGTTTTACGAAGCCAAGTCACGGAGGCACAGAGACAAAGTACACGGAGCAGACATCATACGAGCATCAATGAGGAAGAAAAAGCCTGTCACGCTGT ATGAGCTGAGCCAGAGCAGAGGCGAGAGGCCAAGCTGGTCGAACAGTGTGAACAAGGATGTCTTCATTCCTCCAGAGCTCACAGGCCTGGTAGAAGAGCCGGAAGAGaaggagagtgaggagag cgTCATTGCCAGTGAGATCAACGCCACACAACAAGAAAGACTGAGACAGGCAGCACCGTCCCCAGTAAAG caaAGACAAAATCCATTCAACGATTCGTCTGTCAGAGCTGATGCCCTCAGCGAGGGGCGAGACAACAGATTAACAAACGGAAAAGTGGCATCACATGAGACATCAAAAGGGG GTCAACATGAATTTCATGCTGAGTCCCCTCTGGTGTCCAGTCTACAGCCTGTCAGTGCTGTGAAAG ACGAAAGAAGTCTAAACAATGCCAGAGGAGAATTAGTACTTAGTGCAGAAGatg ATCAGCATTCCAAGGTTCAACAAATCCCAAAAGAAATCATGTCAGGAT TTTCCACAGTGCCTTCCCACCCAGTCTCGCTGTCCTTGGATTCAAAGAAGATGAAGGAAATGAGCATGTCGGTGCCTGCTTTCCTGCAGCAAGAG AGCGATGGGACTGACTCAACCTCAGAAAGCAGTTTCCACATTGGCAGACACAAGAAGACCGCCAGCTCTCTAACAAATCTTAGCAACTCCTCTGGCATGGCATCAATGTCCTCT GTCAGCAGTAGTGTCATGAGTATCTACAGTGGAGATTTCGGAAACGTGGACGTCAAAGGGAACATACAGTTCACCATCGATTATGTGAGCCAGTTGAAGGAGTTCCATATCTTTGTGGTCCAGTGCAAAGACCTGGCAGAGGCAGATGTAAAGAAACACCACTCTCACCC GTATGTTAAAAGTTACCTGCTCCCCGATAAAGCTAAAATGGGCAAAAGGAAGACAGCAGTGAAAAAGAAGACTTTGAACCCAACCTACAATGAGATACTGAGG TACAAAATTGACAAGGAGACCCTCATGACCCAAACACTCAACTTGTCTGTTTGGCACAATGACACTTTTGGACGCAACAGCTTCCTGGGTGAGGTGGATGTGGACTTGTCGACATGGAACTGGGACAACAAGCAGATGAACTGGTTCCCACTTAAACCAAGG GCTCCCTCAGGCAGCCAAAACCTGGAGCACAGAGGGGAGATGAGAATAGCCCTCCGCTTCATCCCACAGGTCTCCCAAA GTAAAAAGAAGCCCAACACAGGGGAGGTACACATCTGGGTGAAGGACTGCAAGGGCTTGCCAGCGCTGAGGGCAAGTGGCGTCGACCCCTTTGTAAAATG tTCGGTGCTCCCAGACACCAGCAGGAAGAGCCGTCAGAAGACAAGGGTTCTGAAGAAGACGTCGAACCCCCTTTTCAATCATACCATGGTGTATGATGGGTTCCGGCCTGAGGACCTCAAAGAGGCCTGTGTTGAGTTGACAGTGTGGGACCACGACAGGCTGGTCAATCATTTCCTGGGAGGACTGAGGCTTGGCCTTGGAACAG GTAAAAGTTATGGGACGGCAGTAGATTGGATGGACTCGATTGCGGATGAAGCAATGCTGTGGGAGCGAATGATGGACTTTCCCAATGAATGGGTGGAAGATGTGCTGCCTCTGAGAATGTTAATGATGGCAAAATAA
- the sytl2a gene encoding synaptotagmin-like protein 2 isoform X2: MIDLSYLTEEEQEMIMQVLKRDAALKQAEEDRIKKLQKSEEDNNKLKYMSGEWFYEAKSRRHRDKVHGADIIRASMRKKKPVTLYELSQSRGERPSWSNSVNKDVFIPPELTGLVEEPEEKESEESVIASEINATQQERLRQAAPSPVKQRQNPFNDSSVRADALSEGRDNRLTNGKVASHETSKGDQLSSPRDTESSIDLPTTENFRLSQGIGAQAPVPKKRTVVYNPQDSELGNESPLQRQQNRSDLNNSAGVPKGILKRNSSSSSSSNDSEINRFNSGGIQEPQRNRSIMLPSVIPETVAEKTLPSEQNTEGFSQNSIDRKQVRFLPGVSQRDATVAAQLVDGKEMGEHSLLESEFAGTANAKTAEGAEGNGLLQSKTFSTSRAPETLKVHLSTSDKPQQLEETSLPASFISKEQSPSLPESMWQAQSGNRVTHNYQAVDTNESLRKREVTEMARVDINPPQITVGQHEFHAESPLVSSLQPVSAVKGFDEENNPVMMALRRSASKPMSSSKSLEDIMSASSNERSLNNARGELVLSAEDDQHSKVQQIPKEIMSGFSTVPSHPVSLSLDSKKMKEMSMSVPAFLQQESDGTDSTSESSFHIGRHKKTASSLTNLSNSSGMASMSSVSSSVMSIYSGDFGNVDVKGNIQFTIDYVSQLKEFHIFVVQCKDLAEADVKKHHSHPYVKSYLLPDKAKMGKRKTAVKKKTLNPTYNEILRYKIDKETLMTQTLNLSVWHNDTFGRNSFLGEVDVDLSTWNWDNKQMNWFPLKPRAPSGSQNLEHRGEMRIALRFIPQVSQSKKKPNTGEVHIWVKDCKGLPALRASGVDPFVKCSVLPDTSRKSRQKTRVLKKTSNPLFNHTMVYDGFRPEDLKEACVELTVWDHDRLVNHFLGGLRLGLGTGKSYGTAVDWMDSIADEAMLWERMMDFPNEWVEDVLPLRMLMMAK, from the exons ATGATTGACTTGAGTTACCTGacggaggaggagcaggagatgATAATGCAGGTGCTGAAGAGGGATGCGGCGTTGAAGCAGGCGGAAGAGGATCGAATCAA GAAATTACAGAAAAGCGAAGAGGACAACAACAAACTGAAGTATATGTCAGGTGAATGGTTTTACGAAGCCAAGTCACGGAGGCACAGAGACAAAGTACACGGAGCAGACATCATACGAGCATCAATGAGGAAGAAAAAGCCTGTCACGCTGT ATGAGCTGAGCCAGAGCAGAGGCGAGAGGCCAAGCTGGTCGAACAGTGTGAACAAGGATGTCTTCATTCCTCCAGAGCTCACAGGCCTGGTAGAAGAGCCGGAAGAGaaggagagtgaggagag cgTCATTGCCAGTGAGATCAACGCCACACAACAAGAAAGACTGAGACAGGCAGCACCGTCCCCAGTAAAG caaAGACAAAATCCATTCAACGATTCGTCTGTCAGAGCTGATGCCCTCAGCGAGGGGCGAGACAACAGATTAACAAACGGAAAAGTGGCATCACATGAGACATCAAAAGGGG ACCAGTTGTCATCACCCAGAGATACCGAATCCAGTATAGATTTACCAACTACAGAGAATTTCAGGCTGTCCCAAGGAATTGGCGCACAGGCTCCAGTGCCTAAAAAGAGGACTGTAGTTTACAATCCACAGGACTCAGAGTTAGGCAATGAAAGCCCCTTACAAAGACAGCAAAATAGGAGCGACCTGAACAACTCCGCTGGTGTTCCTAAAGGCATCTTGAAGCGCAattccagctccagctccagctccaatGACTCTGAAATCAATCGTTTCAACAGCGGTGGCATTCAGGAGCCCCAGAGAAACAGAAGCATTATGTTACCAAGTGTCATCCCAGAAACCGTAGCTGAGAAGACCCTCCCGAGTGAGCAGAACACGGAGGGGTTCTCCCAAAATTCTATTGATAGAAAGCAAGTGAGGTTCTTGCCAGGAGTCAGTCAAAGGGATGCCACAGTGGCAGCCCAGCTAGTGGACGGAAAGGAAATGGGGGAGCACAGCTTGCTAGAGTCAGAATTTGCTGGAACTGCCAATGCCAAGACAGCTGAAGGAGCTGAAGGCAACGGGTTGCTCCAAAGCAAAACTTTTTCAACTTCTCGTGCTCCTGAAACCCtcaaagttcacctttcaacctCTGACAAACCTCAGCAACTCGAAGAGACCTCACTGCCAGCTTCTTTCATCTCAAAGGAACAAAGCCCTTCCCTCCCGGAAAGCATGTGGCAAGCACAAAGCGGTAATAGGGTCACACATAATTATCAAGCCGTGGACACAAATGAGAGTCTGAGAAAGAGAGAAGTGACAGAAATGGCAAGAGTCGACATAAATCCTCCCCAGATCACTGTTG GTCAACATGAATTTCATGCTGAGTCCCCTCTGGTGTCCAGTCTACAGCCTGTCAGTGCTGTGAAAG GTTTTGATGAAGAGAATAACCCCGTTATGATGGCCCTGAGAAGAAGTGCGTCAAAGCCCATGTCTTCTTCCAAAAGTCTAGAGGACATTATGTCAGCCTCGTCAA ACGAAAGAAGTCTAAACAATGCCAGAGGAGAATTAGTACTTAGTGCAGAAGatg ATCAGCATTCCAAGGTTCAACAAATCCCAAAAGAAATCATGTCAGGAT TTTCCACAGTGCCTTCCCACCCAGTCTCGCTGTCCTTGGATTCAAAGAAGATGAAGGAAATGAGCATGTCGGTGCCTGCTTTCCTGCAGCAAGAG AGCGATGGGACTGACTCAACCTCAGAAAGCAGTTTCCACATTGGCAGACACAAGAAGACCGCCAGCTCTCTAACAAATCTTAGCAACTCCTCTGGCATGGCATCAATGTCCTCT GTCAGCAGTAGTGTCATGAGTATCTACAGTGGAGATTTCGGAAACGTGGACGTCAAAGGGAACATACAGTTCACCATCGATTATGTGAGCCAGTTGAAGGAGTTCCATATCTTTGTGGTCCAGTGCAAAGACCTGGCAGAGGCAGATGTAAAGAAACACCACTCTCACCC GTATGTTAAAAGTTACCTGCTCCCCGATAAAGCTAAAATGGGCAAAAGGAAGACAGCAGTGAAAAAGAAGACTTTGAACCCAACCTACAATGAGATACTGAGG TACAAAATTGACAAGGAGACCCTCATGACCCAAACACTCAACTTGTCTGTTTGGCACAATGACACTTTTGGACGCAACAGCTTCCTGGGTGAGGTGGATGTGGACTTGTCGACATGGAACTGGGACAACAAGCAGATGAACTGGTTCCCACTTAAACCAAGG GCTCCCTCAGGCAGCCAAAACCTGGAGCACAGAGGGGAGATGAGAATAGCCCTCCGCTTCATCCCACAGGTCTCCCAAA GTAAAAAGAAGCCCAACACAGGGGAGGTACACATCTGGGTGAAGGACTGCAAGGGCTTGCCAGCGCTGAGGGCAAGTGGCGTCGACCCCTTTGTAAAATG tTCGGTGCTCCCAGACACCAGCAGGAAGAGCCGTCAGAAGACAAGGGTTCTGAAGAAGACGTCGAACCCCCTTTTCAATCATACCATGGTGTATGATGGGTTCCGGCCTGAGGACCTCAAAGAGGCCTGTGTTGAGTTGACAGTGTGGGACCACGACAGGCTGGTCAATCATTTCCTGGGAGGACTGAGGCTTGGCCTTGGAACAG GTAAAAGTTATGGGACGGCAGTAGATTGGATGGACTCGATTGCGGATGAAGCAATGCTGTGGGAGCGAATGATGGACTTTCCCAATGAATGGGTGGAAGATGTGCTGCCTCTGAGAATGTTAATGATGGCAAAATAA